From the genome of Acidihalobacter aeolianus:
CCGCCGATCAGGTCATCCCTTGGGCACAAGCTCAAATCCCCAATGTCACCTTGCCTGAATGGGCACGTGCCGCAGTCAACCTCTATGACTGCCGATTGCTCGCTATTGCTGCCGAGCATCATCTAAGCGCCTGCAACAGCTGTGAATTCTCCGCCAACAGGGCCTTTAGTGATATTTCAGCCGCCACAACTGGAGATCAAACCTGTCGATTCAATCTCTGGTACGAGCGGGAAGGCAGAGAGACATACGGCGAACATCCGGAGTTTGAACGCCTGGGTCAAGCACATGAGCGCACACATAAAATCGAGTCCGCCAGCTGCCAACTCTGCAGAACCCCATGCCATCAAGATCCGTCCAGCAGCAGCCAAGAATCGATTCCGCATGACACACAAGCAGCCCAATCCGAATTTCTGAAGTTGTTTTGGGAAGTGGTTAGCCCGGAAGAATACGACGCCCTGATTACATCCAGAAGGCGTGACTCAAAAATGATTGGGGATGTCGGTTAAAGGCCTGTTACCCGGGGCGATGTACACCAGTGTACCGACAGGCACTTGGCTAAAGAGCTCGATCACATCCTTATTCATCATGCGCACGCAACCATGCGAAGACGGGATGCCAATGCGGCCCTCTTCCGGCGTTCCGTGGATGTATATGTAGCGGCTGTGGGTGTCCACGTCGCCACCTTCGTTGAAACCAGGCTGCAAACCCGTCAGCCACATTACCCGACTTGTGACCAGATCCCTTTCTGATCGATTCTCTGGATTGGTGATGATTCGCGCCAGTTTTCCAGTATCGCGACGCGACTTGAAGATAGTGCCAGCCGGTGCGCCCTCGCCGAATTTCTGTGCGATTCGGAAAACACCCACAGGCGTGCGATTGCTACCCTCCCGATTACCGATACCCCATTGTGAGGTGGATACGCGATAGGTTAGCTGCACGTGGCCGTGATCTAGCAGATACAGGCGCTGCTGACGCACATCGACCACGATGACATGTGCATCTTCCGGTCCTGGGTAGCGCCGCGCCAGCTCTCGCGCCACCGCGGCCAGGGTCTGCGCAGAGGCCTCGCCGGACGGTGTCGCGATCACGGTCTTATGGTCCGGCGGCAAGGCCAAGGGTATGGTTTCGGCCCGCACGGCAGTAGCACACAGCAAAAGTGATACGAGGCCGCAGAGCGGCCCGAGGACATTGCGCAACATAGGGCATTCAAACCGTGTTGTGGAGATCGATATGGGCCTGGCGCGGGACTCGCACCACACTGGCCCCCTCACCGCGCCGACGCTCCAGCGCGGCAAGATAATCCCGACTGACGCCGGTGACGTAATCACCGTCAAACACCGCCGTGTCGAAACGACCGAGCTTGGGATTGCCCTTCTGCACCGCACGCACCAGATCCGGCAAATCCTGGTAAAACAGACGATCCGCGCAGATCGCTTCGCAGACTTCCTGCTCGGTGCGTCCGTGGGCGATCAATTCGTCGGCCGCGGGCATGTCGATGCCGTAAATATTCGGATAGCGTACCGGCGGGGAAGCCGAAGCGAAGTACACCCGACGTGCGCCGGCATCGCGAGCCATCATCACGATCTCACGCGAAGTGGTGCCGCGCACGATGGAATCGTCCACCAACAGCACATTCTTACCTTGGAACTCGAGACCGATGGGATTGAGCTTCTGGCGCACCGACTTCTTGCGCTGGGTCTGGCCCGGCATGATGAAGGTTCGCGCGATGTAGCGGTTCTTGATGAAGCCTTCGCGATACTTCACCCCCAGGCGCATTGCCAGCTCCAGGGCGGAAGTTCGGCTGGTTTCCGGTATCGGGATCACCACATCGATATCGTGGTCCGACCATTCGCGCTGGATCTTGCGACCCAGGTAGTCACCCATGCGCATCCGCGCCTTGTGCACGAAAACGTCGTCGATAATCGAGTCCGGTCTGGCGAAATAGACGTATTCGAAGATGCACGGCGAATACTGGGCATTGTCCGCGCATTGTCGGCTGTGCAGATGTCCGGCGAGATCGATATAGACCGCTTCGCCCGGCGCCAGATCGCGGATCAGCTTGAAGCCCAACGCATCCAGGGCAACGCTCTCCGAGGCGACCATGTATTCGAGTCCGTCAGGAGTCTCGCGCATGCCGTAGACCACCGGACGAATGCCATAAGGATCGCGGAAGGCGAGAATACCGTGGCCGTTGATCATGGCTACCACAGCATAGGCACCCTGGCAGCGGCGGTGTACGGCAGCAACCGCGTGGAACACGTGATCCGGCTCCAGATGCAGCGGCTGCTGATGCAGCAGTTCCTGAGCGAAGATATTGAGCAACACCTCGGAGTCGGATTCGGTATTGATATGACGCCGATCCTGCAAGAACAGTTCGCGCTTGAGCGATTCGGTATTGATCAGGTTGCCGTTATGGCCCAGCGTGATCCCAAAAGGAGAGTTGACGTAGAACGGCTGCGCTTCGGCCGACGAAGAAGACCCTGCAGTCGGATAGCGCACATGGCCGATACCGACGTTGCCCACCAACTCCTGCATATGCCGGCCACGAAAAACGTCACGTACCAGCCCGTTGCCCTTGCGCAAATACAGACGCCCATCGTGATAGGTGACGATGCCCGCAGCGTCCTGCCCTCGGTGCTGCAACACAGTCAGTCCGTCGTACAAGGATTGATTGACGGGGCTTTGCCCGACGATGCCTATGATCCCGCACACGCAGCGAGGCCCTCCGATAATTGAGCGTGTATGAACGCGCCAGTATCAGCCATAGCTGATCTGGTCCGCCAATCTGGGGGGCAGATAACCGCGCAGCCAGATCGCGACACGCTGAAAATGTTCCAAAAGATAGGAGTGGTGCCACCAATTTTCCTGCGGAAGCGTCGTCAACCCTGCCAGCAGCACCAGCAGGATGACCAGTAGCGCTCCGCGCACCAGACCGAAGAAAACGCCAAGAGCACGGTCCGTTCCGGACAGCCCCGTCCGTTTGATCAATTGCGCAGCGAGATTATTAAACAGCGCCCCAAGTACGAGGGTGATGATGAACAGCAATCCAAATGCGACCCAAAGGCGGAGAATTTGTGAGTGTATAGCCCCCGGCAGGATAGCAGCCAATCTGTCCGAGAATTCCAGCGCAAGCCAGATCGCAAGTGCCCAGGTTGCCAGTGAGAGTGATTCGCGCACAAACCCACGAAACAGGCTGACGATCACCGACACCACCATGATGGCGACGATCAGTATGTCGGCGCCGTTCATGGGTAGGGAACCACAATGCCTTTGAGCTTGACGGCATGGTCGATGCGCACCAGCATCGACTCGGCCTTGGGTTTTGACAGCCGAGGCCCGACACGGACTCGGAAATAGGTTTTACCGGCATGCCGAAAACGGTCGATATAGGAATCGAAGCCTTTCTTGCGCAAGCGGTCACGCAACATATTTGCGCTATTTTCATCCACCAGGCTCGCCACTTGTACGACCCAGGCGGTAACCACCGGCTTGCCGGGAGGGGCAGTGACCGTACTTGACGGCGGCGGCGCAGGCGGTTTCGGACTCGCCCTGGGCGCCGATGTCGGGGCTGGCATAGGTGCCATCTGTGCCGGCTTGGGTGCCTGTTTAGGCGCAGGTTCGGCCGCGCGCCGCTGAGTCGGGGACGCCACAACAGGCTTTTCCGCCGGGGACGGAAGCATGGGGGGCGTGGCTGCAGGCGCTTTTGCCACCGTCGAGGGTACGGATGACGTTGCCATCTGTGGCAATGGGGCAACATTCGCTGGCATTGCCTGGCTCGTTGCAGGCGGCAACGGAGGGTGGCTCGCACCATTGAAATGGTAATTGGGTTCGGGTGGCAGCTTCATCTTCACCGCAACAGGCTTGGACCCACCTCCGCTGAGCAGCATGGGCAGGAAGATGACGGCCAAAGCGATCAGTACAGCCGCACCGATCAGGCGTTGTTGCAGACGCTTATCCATAGTCGCCGACGTCTCGAAGGAACGCTGGGGATTATACGCAGGCCTGGCGTACCGCCGCCACGGTCAGAAAGGAACCAAAGACGACGATACGATCATTCGGCCGACTCATGCGGGAGGCTTGGGTATAAGCCTCAGCGACCGTATCACAAGTGTGGACCACACCCTGTGTAGGCCGCATCCGTGCAATCAAGGACACGGCATCCAACCCTCGCGCTCCGTCCAAACCGCCCACGAACCACTCGTCGATGACTTGATCCATTGCAGCCGCGATCCCGCTGACATCCTTGTCCGAGAGCGCCGAGAACACGGCAAGTGTACGGCCAGTGACGGGATTGGTTGCCAGCAATCCGGCCAGCGCCCGTGCCGCCTGCGGGTTGTGTGCGACATCGAGATAAATCGGGCAAGCCGCACCTTGCATGGGCTCGAAGCGGGCGGCAAGCCTCACGGAAGCAAGCCCAGATGCCATGGCATGTGCAGTCACCGGTAGTTGATCCTGCAGGCATGCCAGCGCGGTGCAGGCACAAGCTGCGTTATCGATCTGGAACGTGCCGCGCAATCCCGGGTTCGGCAGCCTGGCTTCCATCTTGCCAAACCTCCAGGTCATGCCGTCGGCATGTGACTGTGCATCGAAATCATGCCCGATGCACAGTAATCGTGAACCAGCCTCCGCCGAAGCCTGCAGCAGCGTGCCGGGCGGATTGCGGTCGCCGCATAGGATTGGCCGGCCGGGTCGCTGGATGCCGGCCTTCTCGATTGCAATCAACTCACGCGTATCGCCCAGCCACTCGGCATGATCGATATCGACCGTGGTGATCACGGCCACATCCGCATCCACGATATTGACTGCATCCAACCGCCCACCAAGCCCCACTTCGAGCACCATCGCATCGACTCGCAAGCGCGCAAAACACCACAGCGCCGCGAGCGTGCCGAACTCGAAATAGGTCAATCGATGCTCACCTCTTGCGGCATCGATGTCTGCAAAGGCGTCGCAAAGCAGTGCATCCTCAACCGGCTGGCCGGCCACATTGACCCGCTCGTTGTACTTCAGCAGATGTGGGGACAGATAGGTACCGACACGATAACCGCCCGCATGGAGCATCGATGTCAGCATACTCACGGTAGATCCCTTCCCGTTCGTCCCACCGACCGTGATCACGGGGCATGAGGGCTGCAGTAAATCCAGCCGCGCTGCTACCTCGTGAACGCGTTCCAGGCCAAGCTCAATCGCCTTTGGCGCCAGCGTTTCCTGCCAGCGCAGCCAATCGTCCAGGGTATCAAAACGCATATCCGCCGACTGCAACTCAGGCGCTTTCAGGCAGTTCGGCTTCCGGGGCTGGGCGATGCGTGAGCATGGCGAGCAGGCTAGCGAGTCGTTCACGCAGCTCGCGGCGGTCGAGGATCAGATCGATGGCACCGCGTTCAAGCAGGAACTCGCTGCGCTGAAAGCCTTCGGGCAAGGTTTCGCGCACGGTCTGCTCGATGACGCGCGGCCCGGCGAAGCCGATCAACGCCGCCGGTTCGGCCACGTTGACATCACCCAGCATCGCGAGGCTCGCCGAAACACCGCCCATGGTGGGGTCGGTCAACACCGATATATACGGGATGCCTGCCTCGGACAATCGTGCGAGCGCGGCGCTGGTCTTGGCCATTTGCATGAGTGAGAACAACGCCTCCTGCATACGTGCGCCGCCGCTCGCCGAAAAGCAGATCAACGGCGCGCCGGACTCGTAAGCCGCATCCACGCCGCGCACGAACCGCTCGCCGACCACGGAGCCCATGGAGCCGCCCATGAAGCTGAAATCGAAAGCGGCGGCCACCACCGGCAGCCCCTTGAGACTACCGCGCATGACCACCAGGGCATCCTTTTCACCGGTTTGCTTTTGTGCCTGGACGATGCGGTCCTTGTACTTCTTGCTGTCGCGAAAACGCAGGGCGTCGACCGGCGACAGCTCGGCACCGATCTCGTTACGCTCTCCCTGGTCGAGGAAGGCGTCCAGGCGGCGGCGCGCCCCGATCCGCATATGGTGTGAGCATTTGGGACAGACGTCGAGATTGCGTTCGAGCTCGGCGCGGTATAACACGCCCTTGCAAGCAGGGCATTTTTCCCACAGCCCTTCAGGAACGCCGCGCTTGGCTGTCGCTTCCGTGCGGATACGTGACGGAATCAGCTTTTCGTACCAGCTCATCCGGC
Proteins encoded in this window:
- the folC gene encoding bifunctional tetrahydrofolate synthase/dihydrofolate synthase, producing MRFDTLDDWLRWQETLAPKAIELGLERVHEVAARLDLLQPSCPVITVGGTNGKGSTVSMLTSMLHAGGYRVGTYLSPHLLKYNERVNVAGQPVEDALLCDAFADIDAARGEHRLTYFEFGTLAALWCFARLRVDAMVLEVGLGGRLDAVNIVDADVAVITTVDIDHAEWLGDTRELIAIEKAGIQRPGRPILCGDRNPPGTLLQASAEAGSRLLCIGHDFDAQSHADGMTWRFGKMEARLPNPGLRGTFQIDNAACACTALACLQDQLPVTAHAMASGLASVRLAARFEPMQGAACPIYLDVAHNPQAARALAGLLATNPVTGRTLAVFSALSDKDVSGIAAAMDQVIDEWFVGGLDGARGLDAVSLIARMRPTQGVVHTCDTVAEAYTQASRMSRPNDRIVVFGSFLTVAAVRQACV
- a CDS encoding SPOR domain-containing protein, whose product is MVTAWVVQVASLVDENSANMLRDRLRKKGFDSYIDRFRHAGKTYFRVRVGPRLSKPKAESMLVRIDHAVKLKGIVVPYP
- a CDS encoding L,D-transpeptidase, with translation MLRNVLGPLCGLVSLLLCATAVRAETIPLALPPDHKTVIATPSGEASAQTLAAVARELARRYPGPEDAHVIVVDVRQQRLYLLDHGHVQLTYRVSTSQWGIGNREGSNRTPVGVFRIAQKFGEGAPAGTIFKSRRDTGKLARIITNPENRSERDLVTSRVMWLTGLQPGFNEGGDVDTHSRYIYIHGTPEEGRIGIPSSHGCVRMMNKDVIELFSQVPVGTLVYIAPGNRPLTDIPNHF
- the accD gene encoding acetyl-CoA carboxylase, carboxyltransferase subunit beta, encoding MSWYEKLIPSRIRTEATAKRGVPEGLWEKCPACKGVLYRAELERNLDVCPKCSHHMRIGARRRLDAFLDQGERNEIGAELSPVDALRFRDSKKYKDRIVQAQKQTGEKDALVVMRGSLKGLPVVAAAFDFSFMGGSMGSVVGERFVRGVDAAYESGAPLICFSASGGARMQEALFSLMQMAKTSAALARLSEAGIPYISVLTDPTMGGVSASLAMLGDVNVAEPAALIGFAGPRVIEQTVRETLPEGFQRSEFLLERGAIDLILDRRELRERLASLLAMLTHRPAPEAELPESA
- a CDS encoding CvpA family protein, yielding MNGADILIVAIMVVSVIVSLFRGFVRESLSLATWALAIWLALEFSDRLAAILPGAIHSQILRLWVAFGLLFIITLVLGALFNNLAAQLIKRTGLSGTDRALGVFFGLVRGALLVILLVLLAGLTTLPQENWWHHSYLLEHFQRVAIWLRGYLPPRLADQISYG
- the purF gene encoding amidophosphoribosyltransferase is translated as MCGIIGIVGQSPVNQSLYDGLTVLQHRGQDAAGIVTYHDGRLYLRKGNGLVRDVFRGRHMQELVGNVGIGHVRYPTAGSSSSAEAQPFYVNSPFGITLGHNGNLINTESLKRELFLQDRRHINTESDSEVLLNIFAQELLHQQPLHLEPDHVFHAVAAVHRRCQGAYAVVAMINGHGILAFRDPYGIRPVVYGMRETPDGLEYMVASESVALDALGFKLIRDLAPGEAVYIDLAGHLHSRQCADNAQYSPCIFEYVYFARPDSIIDDVFVHKARMRMGDYLGRKIQREWSDHDIDVVIPIPETSRTSALELAMRLGVKYREGFIKNRYIARTFIMPGQTQRKKSVRQKLNPIGLEFQGKNVLLVDDSIVRGTTSREIVMMARDAGARRVYFASASPPVRYPNIYGIDMPAADELIAHGRTEQEVCEAICADRLFYQDLPDLVRAVQKGNPKLGRFDTAVFDGDYVTGVSRDYLAALERRRGEGASVVRVPRQAHIDLHNTV